In Reichenbachiella agarivorans, one genomic interval encodes:
- the rimO gene encoding 30S ribosomal protein S12 methylthiotransferase RimO: MKTKGRRKEKVNIVTLGCAKNIVDSEVILTQLKGNDIDAVHESKKNDATTVIINTCGFIENAKQESIDTILNFVDAKNQGLIEKVYVTGCLSHRYKDDLRKEIPDVDDYFGTTSLKELLAKFKADYKHELLGERISTSDTHYAHLKIAEGCDRPCSFCAIPLMRGKHISRPMEELVSEAQNLVRNGAKELLLIAQDSTYYGLDLYKKRNLAELMDKLSDVEGLDWMRLHYAFPTGFPMDVLDVMKAKPNICNYLDIPLQHGSTKILKLMRRGTDREKTQILLDEIRNKIPDIAIRTTLIAGHPGETEEDFEEMMRFVERSQFDRLGVFAYSHEEDTHSGTMNDDVPEEVKNERVDMLMELQEGISLSKNEKKIGKTFKTLIDRKDGEYFVGRTQYDSPEVDNEVLVLAEDNYLRIGDFVDVEITDAEPFDLYGRPLFKKG, from the coding sequence GTGAAGACAAAAGGCAGAAGAAAGGAAAAAGTGAATATTGTGACGTTGGGGTGCGCTAAAAATATAGTGGATTCGGAGGTCATATTGACACAACTCAAAGGCAACGATATCGATGCGGTGCATGAGTCCAAAAAGAACGATGCGACGACTGTCATCATCAATACTTGTGGTTTTATCGAAAATGCCAAACAAGAATCGATCGATACAATCTTGAATTTCGTGGATGCCAAAAATCAAGGCTTGATCGAAAAAGTCTACGTCACAGGTTGTCTTTCTCACAGATACAAAGATGATTTGCGCAAGGAAATCCCAGACGTAGATGATTATTTCGGCACGACGAGTTTGAAGGAACTGTTGGCGAAGTTTAAGGCAGACTACAAGCACGAATTGCTGGGAGAGCGAATTTCGACTTCTGATACCCACTATGCTCACCTCAAGATTGCAGAGGGTTGTGACAGACCCTGTTCGTTTTGTGCGATTCCTTTGATGAGAGGAAAACACATCTCCAGACCTATGGAAGAGCTTGTATCCGAAGCACAGAATTTGGTAAGAAACGGTGCAAAAGAACTACTACTCATCGCTCAGGATTCTACCTACTACGGATTGGATCTTTACAAGAAAAGAAACCTCGCAGAACTGATGGACAAGCTTTCTGATGTGGAAGGGTTGGATTGGATGAGGTTGCACTATGCATTCCCGACGGGATTCCCAATGGATGTACTAGATGTGATGAAGGCCAAGCCTAATATCTGTAACTACCTAGACATCCCGCTCCAGCATGGATCGACCAAGATCCTGAAACTGATGCGCAGAGGTACCGACAGAGAAAAAACACAAATACTGCTGGACGAAATCCGAAACAAAATTCCAGACATAGCTATTCGTACAACTTTGATCGCGGGTCATCCTGGAGAGACTGAGGAGGATTTTGAGGAGATGATGAGGTTCGTAGAAAGAAGTCAGTTTGACCGATTGGGTGTGTTTGCCTACTCGCATGAGGAAGACACCCACTCAGGCACGATGAATGATGATGTGCCAGAGGAAGTCAAAAACGAACGTGTGGACATGCTGATGGAACTTCAAGAAGGCATCTCTCTCTCCAAGAACGAGAAGAAAATTGGAAAGACCTTCAAGACACTGATCGATCGCAAGGACGGAGAGTATTTCGTCGGACGTACCCAATACGACTCACCAGAGGTGGACAATGAAGTCTTGGTCCTGGCAGAGGACAATTATCTCAGAATCGGTGATTTCGTAGATGTGGAGATCACAGATGCAGAGCCATTTGATCTATACGGCAGACCTTTGTTTAAGAAGGGGTGA
- a CDS encoding tetratricopeptide repeat protein, with protein MLLSLSGKAQKLDSIPVLLTDLNMQIETTAGINSMYNFDFKRADAQFRSIRNKYPWHPLPYFLLGLSQWWRIMPNIPNEQYDHQFLMYMDSAIMTAENIYAKGSKIEGAFVLSAAYAFKGRLYAERKSWTKAASAANNAMNYLEECRGKEEFSPEILFGDGLYNYYIEWIRENYPMLKPLIMFFDKGDKELGVQQLKNAANNAFYTRTEAQYFLMRIYANDLNDKANALFTSEYLHKTFPNNAYFERYYARLLYTNRQYITCEMICKDVINKIDSAYMGYEANSGRYAAFFLGEIYSARRKTDEAEKYYKKCIEYGDQIDAQEMGYYIYSVLNLGEIALDRGNKKEAKVYFKRVKKLANRGDRSYKTASNYLKEL; from the coding sequence ATGCTTCTATCCCTCTCTGGGAAAGCCCAAAAACTTGACAGCATCCCCGTACTACTCACAGACCTCAACATGCAGATTGAAACCACCGCAGGGATCAACAGTATGTACAATTTTGATTTCAAGCGAGCTGATGCTCAGTTTCGCTCCATCAGAAACAAATACCCTTGGCACCCTCTGCCTTATTTCCTATTGGGACTGAGCCAATGGTGGCGCATCATGCCCAACATCCCAAACGAACAATATGACCATCAATTCTTGATGTACATGGACTCTGCCATCATGACGGCCGAAAACATCTATGCTAAGGGGAGCAAAATAGAAGGCGCATTTGTGCTATCGGCAGCTTATGCATTCAAAGGGAGACTCTATGCAGAACGAAAGTCATGGACGAAAGCAGCCTCCGCAGCAAACAACGCCATGAACTACCTCGAAGAGTGTCGTGGCAAAGAAGAGTTCAGTCCTGAAATTCTTTTTGGGGATGGATTGTACAACTACTACATCGAGTGGATCAGGGAAAATTATCCTATGCTGAAACCCCTCATTATGTTCTTTGACAAAGGGGACAAAGAGCTAGGTGTACAACAGCTAAAGAATGCTGCCAACAACGCGTTTTATACCCGCACCGAGGCACAATACTTCCTCATGAGAATCTATGCCAACGACCTCAATGACAAGGCCAATGCCTTGTTTACCTCAGAGTACCTACACAAGACCTTCCCCAACAATGCCTACTTTGAGCGGTATTATGCCCGCCTCCTCTATACCAATCGTCAGTACATCACCTGCGAGATGATCTGCAAAGACGTCATCAACAAAATAGACAGCGCCTATATGGGCTATGAGGCCAACAGCGGTCGCTACGCTGCTTTCTTCTTGGGAGAAATATATTCTGCGAGAAGGAAAACCGATGAAGCCGAAAAATATTACAAAAAATGCATCGAATACGGTGATCAAATTGATGCGCAAGAAATGGGCTACTATATCTACTCCGTCTTGAACCTAGGTGAGATTGCATTGGACAGAGGCAATAAAAAAGAAGCCAAGGTCTATTTCAAAAGAGTCAAAAAACTAGCCAATCGTGGCGATCGATCCTATAAGACTGCCAGTAATTACCTGAAAGAATTGTAA
- a CDS encoding glycosyltransferase family 4 protein, with translation MPKRVLFLTPYPQDTAGSQRFRFEQYIAYLEEQGIVVDRQSFIDEQTWKILYLPGHTLQKFVGIIKGFARRKWMLLRAIQYDYVFVHREAAPLGPPVFEWFLAKILSRKLIYDFDDAIWKENTTGANSLAAKMKWASKVASICKWSYKVSAGNEFLATYARQFNDHVFVNPTTLDTAYLHLPDHSSTKTNVTVGWTGTHSTLKYLDLIEEVVNELQQELPFEFLIIADQRPDSGIQGFQYLPWDKESEVADLNRIDIGVMPLEMDEWAKGKCGFKALQFMALERPVLVTPIGVNAEIVEHGVSGYHCQSREEWKQQLKVLIQDESLRQQMGIRGREKVVADFSVCSNKDNFLRLFS, from the coding sequence ATGCCCAAACGAGTACTTTTTCTCACACCTTATCCACAGGATACCGCTGGTTCTCAGCGATTCCGATTCGAACAGTACATTGCTTATTTGGAGGAGCAAGGAATTGTCGTAGATCGCCAGAGTTTCATCGATGAGCAGACTTGGAAGATTCTTTATCTGCCTGGCCATACGTTGCAGAAGTTTGTAGGGATAATCAAAGGCTTTGCCAGACGAAAGTGGATGCTCTTGCGTGCTATACAATACGATTATGTCTTTGTTCATCGAGAAGCAGCTCCTCTTGGGCCTCCCGTTTTCGAGTGGTTCTTGGCCAAAATATTGAGTAGGAAGCTGATCTATGATTTTGACGATGCGATCTGGAAGGAAAACACAACTGGAGCGAATTCTCTAGCAGCCAAGATGAAATGGGCTAGTAAGGTTGCTTCTATATGTAAGTGGAGTTATAAGGTGAGTGCAGGCAACGAGTTTTTGGCAACCTATGCTCGACAATTCAATGATCATGTCTTCGTGAATCCAACGACACTCGATACAGCATACCTGCACCTACCCGATCATTCATCTACTAAAACCAATGTCACGGTAGGTTGGACGGGTACTCACTCAACGCTCAAGTATCTTGATTTGATAGAAGAGGTTGTCAATGAGTTGCAACAAGAGTTACCTTTTGAATTTTTGATTATTGCTGATCAACGTCCTGACTCTGGGATTCAGGGTTTTCAATATTTGCCTTGGGATAAGGAAAGTGAAGTTGCGGATCTGAATCGTATTGATATTGGCGTAATGCCACTCGAAATGGATGAATGGGCCAAAGGAAAATGTGGTTTCAAAGCACTGCAATTTATGGCTTTGGAACGACCCGTGTTAGTGACGCCTATTGGAGTCAATGCTGAAATTGTAGAACATGGAGTCTCAGGCTATCATTGTCAAAGTCGAGAAGAATGGAAACAACAACTGAAAGTACTGATTCAGGATGAGTCACTCCGTCAGCAAATGGGGATCCGAGGACGAGAGAAAGTGGTTGCAGATTTTTCAGTCTGCTCCAACAAGGATAATTTCTTGAGGTTGTTTAGTTAG
- a CDS encoding NAD-dependent epimerase/dehydratase family protein, translating into MHKTLVTGGAGFIGSHVARQLWAMKHHVVILDDLSGGLLENIPTGVDFVKGSILDHQLLAELFEKYQFDYVYHLAAYAAEGLSHFIKRFNYQNNLTGSVNLLNECIKHEVKCFVFVSSIAVYGSQQTPMTEDMIPQPEDPYGIAKYAFEMELKASKEMFGQDYIIFRPHNVYGENQNLNDPYRNVLGIFMNQILNGEPLTIYGDGSQTRAFSYIDEVAPVIARSVENPSAYGEIFNIGSDHTCSVRDLAQMIQVAFDSQATIHFLDERKEVHHAFCAHDKLKAYFAPVSSVSLQEGIVRMAGWAKKAERKASYKFDEIEIYKNLPSNWKLD; encoded by the coding sequence ATGCATAAAACTTTAGTTACCGGAGGAGCCGGATTTATTGGGAGTCATGTGGCTCGACAACTGTGGGCGATGAAGCACCATGTGGTGATTTTAGATGATCTCAGTGGTGGATTGCTAGAAAACATACCCACAGGAGTGGATTTTGTCAAAGGGAGTATTTTGGATCATCAATTACTCGCGGAGTTGTTTGAGAAGTATCAATTTGACTATGTCTATCATTTGGCTGCCTATGCTGCGGAGGGATTGAGTCATTTTATCAAGCGATTCAATTATCAAAACAACCTGACGGGAAGTGTCAATTTGCTCAATGAATGCATCAAGCATGAAGTTAAATGCTTTGTCTTCGTATCATCGATTGCAGTATATGGTTCACAACAGACACCGATGACTGAGGATATGATCCCTCAACCTGAGGATCCGTACGGGATAGCCAAATATGCCTTTGAAATGGAATTGAAAGCTTCAAAGGAGATGTTTGGACAAGATTATATCATTTTCAGACCTCACAATGTATATGGTGAAAATCAAAATCTGAATGACCCTTATCGAAACGTTCTAGGGATTTTCATGAATCAAATTCTAAATGGTGAGCCCTTGACGATCTATGGTGATGGCAGCCAGACTCGTGCTTTTAGTTACATAGATGAGGTGGCACCAGTCATCGCTCGGTCTGTAGAAAATCCTAGCGCATATGGTGAGATATTCAACATTGGTTCAGATCATACTTGCTCCGTGCGAGATTTGGCGCAGATGATTCAGGTAGCTTTTGATTCTCAAGCCACAATTCATTTTTTGGATGAAAGGAAAGAGGTGCACCATGCTTTTTGTGCTCATGACAAACTCAAAGCGTATTTTGCACCCGTTTCATCAGTATCATTACAAGAAGGAATTGTGCGTATGGCAGGGTGGGCGAAAAAAGCAGAAAGGAAGGCCAGTTACAAGTTTGATGAGATTGAAATTTATAAGAATTTACCCTCCAATTGGAAACTAGACTAA
- a CDS encoding DegT/DnrJ/EryC1/StrS family aminotransferase: MKIPFFDLKRQSASLRGELQSAMQQVMDSGLFIRGEKVARFEDQWAKALGVEHCVALGNGTDALYVVLKALGVKTGDEVIVPAVSWVSTASVVMQLGAKVVCVDVDEQGLIDVKKVEEKINPRTKAIVPVHLFGQMADMIALRAICDHHQLLLVEDAAQAHLSSIGGKYPGTTSDAATFSFYPTKNLGAFGDAGVIVTRNAVLAQQCRMLANQGGLARNEHRVLGITSRMDELQAAMLLVKLPYLDQWNERRRAIATQYNQQLTELAEILLPIEIGGNYHTYHQYVIRSKWREPLREYLQSEGVSTDVHYPVALPFLPILRDLGYTKEEFPVAYLASQEMLSLPIFPELSDEEVQYVCDRIKKFVEGNVLTAIQ; this comes from the coding sequence ATGAAAATACCTTTTTTCGATCTCAAAAGACAAAGTGCATCCCTTCGTGGGGAACTACAATCTGCCATGCAGCAAGTCATGGACTCTGGGCTTTTCATCCGAGGAGAAAAAGTAGCACGTTTTGAAGATCAGTGGGCAAAGGCACTGGGAGTGGAACATTGTGTTGCATTGGGAAACGGCACGGATGCGCTGTATGTCGTGCTCAAGGCACTGGGAGTAAAAACAGGTGACGAGGTAATTGTTCCTGCTGTTTCTTGGGTGTCGACTGCTTCGGTCGTGATGCAATTGGGCGCCAAAGTGGTCTGTGTAGATGTCGATGAGCAAGGCCTGATAGATGTCAAGAAGGTGGAAGAAAAAATAAATCCAAGGACGAAAGCCATTGTTCCAGTTCATTTGTTTGGTCAGATGGCAGATATGATTGCTTTGAGAGCAATATGTGACCATCATCAGCTTTTGTTGGTAGAGGATGCAGCGCAAGCACATCTGTCAAGTATTGGTGGGAAATATCCTGGTACTACGTCTGATGCAGCGACTTTTAGTTTTTATCCCACCAAGAACCTTGGTGCTTTTGGAGATGCTGGAGTGATAGTGACACGCAATGCTGTCTTGGCGCAGCAGTGCAGAATGCTTGCCAATCAAGGAGGCCTAGCCCGCAATGAGCATCGCGTGCTGGGAATCACCAGTCGCATGGATGAGTTACAGGCGGCAATGCTTTTGGTCAAGCTACCATACCTCGATCAGTGGAATGAGCGTCGCAGAGCCATCGCCACACAATACAACCAGCAACTCACAGAATTGGCCGAGATTCTGTTGCCCATAGAGATAGGAGGAAATTATCATACATACCACCAATATGTAATCCGATCCAAGTGGAGGGAGCCTCTGCGTGAGTACCTGCAATCTGAGGGTGTTTCCACAGATGTGCACTACCCTGTGGCTCTTCCTTTTTTGCCGATATTGCGTGACTTGGGATATACGAAAGAGGAGTTTCCAGTTGCTTACCTAGCCAGTCAAGAGATGCTGTCTCTGCCTATATTTCCAGAATTGAGCGATGAGGAGGTTCAATATGTCTGTGATAGGATCAAAAAGTTTGTGGAAGGCAATGTGCTGACTGCCATCCAATGA
- a CDS encoding T9SS type A sorting domain-containing protein — protein MKTKQFLVLLIFCCCVTPVFSQSVARDWNELILEAIRKDKARPTVHARNLFHISAAMYDAWASYETGVSTYFLGKDHRGYYVPFEGAQIPQGMSKKDAQEIAISFAAHRLLTHRFRDSPGFRDLKFRFDTQLEHSFQDTENYSTANYQTDPVELGNYIAEEIIAFGLSDGSNEANDYACRFYQPVNTAMYPDAYGSNHITDPNRWQPLSFEDFVGQSGISEGASTPKFVGAEWGQVVPFSLTKDQLTIKRRNGHDYLVYFDPSEPAYIHLSPEKEEKQDYQWGFGLVAQWSSHHDTQDDTLWDISPNSIGNIPFDELPRSVKDYPSFYDFENGGDISQGYTLNPITGLPYEPQWVRRSDYTRVLAEFWADGPDSETPPGHWFVLLNYINDHPAFERKYKGQGEKMDALEWNVKSYMALGGAMHDAAIAAWGIKGYYDYIRPVSAIRSMAERGQSSDSSLPNYHPAGLPLIPGQVEIIQADDPINEYQNFENQLKIKAWKIPNRYYEGSLESKNVDWILATRWQPYQRPSFVTPPFAGYVSGHSTFSRTAAELFGLLTGSEYFPGGMGEFHAEKNKFLVFETGPSEDVTLQWAKYQDASDQCSLSRIWGGIHPPVDDIAGRLIGYQIGHHAFETVEKYFNGEVQNSEPSNLTARLLYGPNPVSTTTPEITITFRHPDDLEKTIAMYDLQGNEVMKQKEGYVQNVTLDTQGLRKGVYLVMISTKEYSEKIKLVVAP, from the coding sequence ATGAAAACCAAGCAGTTTTTAGTACTTCTCATTTTTTGCTGCTGTGTCACACCAGTCTTTTCTCAATCCGTCGCTCGTGATTGGAATGAACTCATATTGGAAGCTATCCGCAAAGACAAGGCAAGACCTACTGTCCATGCCAGAAATTTGTTTCACATTTCTGCTGCCATGTACGACGCCTGGGCCTCCTATGAAACTGGGGTTTCTACCTACTTTCTTGGCAAAGACCATCGAGGATACTACGTACCCTTTGAAGGAGCACAAATCCCACAAGGCATGAGTAAGAAAGATGCGCAAGAGATTGCCATCAGTTTTGCTGCTCATCGGTTGCTCACTCATCGGTTCAGAGATTCTCCAGGTTTTAGGGATTTAAAATTTCGATTTGACACACAGCTTGAACACTCGTTTCAGGATACAGAAAATTACAGCACTGCAAATTACCAAACCGACCCAGTGGAATTGGGTAATTACATTGCCGAAGAAATCATTGCCTTTGGCCTCAGCGATGGCTCCAATGAGGCTAATGACTATGCTTGCCGATTTTATCAACCCGTCAATACAGCCATGTACCCTGATGCCTATGGCAGCAATCACATCACAGATCCTAACCGATGGCAACCCTTGAGTTTTGAAGACTTTGTTGGGCAATCTGGCATCAGCGAGGGAGCCAGTACCCCCAAATTCGTAGGGGCAGAATGGGGACAAGTCGTTCCATTCTCCTTGACGAAAGACCAACTAACCATCAAACGCAGGAATGGTCATGATTATCTCGTTTATTTTGATCCGAGCGAGCCTGCCTATATCCATTTGTCTCCCGAAAAGGAAGAGAAGCAAGACTATCAATGGGGGTTTGGTCTGGTAGCACAATGGTCCTCTCATCACGACACTCAGGATGATACCCTTTGGGATATCTCTCCCAATTCGATAGGCAATATCCCCTTTGATGAATTGCCTCGGTCAGTCAAGGATTACCCGTCGTTTTATGATTTTGAAAATGGTGGAGACATCAGTCAGGGCTACACGCTCAATCCGATCACAGGATTACCCTACGAACCACAATGGGTACGACGATCTGATTACACCCGAGTCTTGGCTGAGTTTTGGGCAGATGGGCCAGATTCTGAAACTCCTCCTGGTCATTGGTTTGTCTTGCTCAACTACATCAACGACCACCCAGCATTCGAAAGAAAATACAAAGGACAGGGAGAAAAGATGGATGCACTAGAATGGAATGTCAAATCTTACATGGCACTAGGTGGAGCCATGCATGATGCTGCGATAGCTGCATGGGGGATCAAAGGTTACTATGATTACATACGTCCTGTCTCGGCGATTCGCTCCATGGCCGAAAGAGGTCAAAGCAGCGACTCATCGCTACCCAACTATCACCCAGCAGGACTTCCATTGATTCCTGGTCAAGTAGAAATCATACAAGCTGATGACCCTATCAATGAGTACCAAAATTTTGAAAACCAACTCAAAATCAAAGCCTGGAAAATCCCAAATAGATATTATGAAGGTTCGCTGGAATCCAAAAATGTGGACTGGATATTGGCTACACGCTGGCAACCCTATCAGCGCCCCTCTTTCGTCACTCCCCCCTTTGCAGGTTATGTATCGGGACATTCGACCTTTTCCAGAACTGCAGCAGAGTTGTTCGGTTTACTCACAGGGAGTGAGTATTTCCCCGGAGGCATGGGAGAATTCCATGCGGAGAAAAACAAGTTTTTGGTTTTCGAAACTGGCCCGAGTGAAGACGTCACCCTGCAATGGGCAAAATACCAAGATGCATCAGACCAGTGTAGTCTGTCACGAATATGGGGTGGGATACACCCTCCCGTAGATGACATAGCGGGCAGATTGATCGGGTACCAAATCGGTCACCATGCTTTCGAAACAGTAGAAAAATATTTCAATGGAGAGGTTCAAAATAGCGAACCTAGTAACCTTACCGCACGGTTGCTATATGGCCCCAATCCCGTCAGCACCACAACCCCAGAAATAACCATTACTTTCAGACATCCTGACGATCTAGAGAAAACCATTGCCATGTACGATCTTCAAGGCAATGAAGTCATGAAACAAAAAGAAGGGTACGTCCAAAACGTCACGCTTGATACCCAAGGGTTAAGAAAAGGAGTTTATCTTGTGATGATCAGCACAAAAGAATATTCAGAAAAAATCAAATTGGTGGTTGCTCCCTAA
- a CDS encoding PAS domain-containing sensor histidine kinase — MKELIDGFSIVCILFATILLLTQRRKVKEVQLVLFFGLLAFLLLYYLSLFSDYEEVEDILGALIPVIFAFVFYSIIQIQSNALIKENEERLRLAIDSTKVGLWELDLINLEFTVNDSWFEIIGYKASELIPIKIEVWEKLIHPYDQRTSREALRRHTEGKTQVLEVVQRIKHKNGSWVWVQNRGKIVEYDKNGQAIRMAGILIDMTTQKELEFNLESQIEQNVDLNKNFKKQASKLADHEANYKVLFESSNDAIVIFKDRKFHDSNTMAFKMFQCQPDYLIGKEPHEYSPEIQPDGVPSTQKAQEIFAELEMGKSQVFDWQHLRPTGEPFDVSVSINPIVLDGEQYIQCVLRDITEKKKIAKELADYRHNLEDLVEKRTSELSTSNAELLSTMKNLKDAQSQLIQKEKMASLGILTAGVAHEINNPLNFILGGYRGLEKVLMNSEEFKNDDTLMRLLESIKIGADRAVNIVKGLKHFSRTKDTFDEPCEIHVILENCILLLKNELKGKIVIKKEYCEQDFELRGNSGKLHQIFVNILHNAIHAMENEGVLIIKTSKIAQELLIEISDNGIGISKENLTKITVPFFTTKEQGKGTGLGLSLTYNFIVEHKGKLEFESELGKGTKVSVLLPLATSAKH, encoded by the coding sequence ATGAAAGAATTGATTGATGGCTTTTCCATAGTCTGCATACTATTTGCCACCATCCTTTTGCTTACCCAGCGCAGAAAAGTCAAGGAAGTACAACTGGTTCTTTTCTTTGGTTTGTTGGCTTTTCTACTGTTATATTATCTTTCGTTGTTCTCAGATTATGAAGAGGTCGAAGATATTTTGGGGGCACTCATTCCAGTGATTTTCGCCTTTGTATTCTACTCCATTATCCAAATCCAAAGCAATGCCCTAATTAAAGAGAACGAAGAACGTTTGCGTTTAGCGATAGATTCGACCAAAGTAGGGCTATGGGAACTGGACCTTATAAATTTAGAGTTTACTGTGAATGATTCTTGGTTTGAAATAATAGGTTATAAGGCTAGTGAACTGATTCCTATCAAAATTGAGGTTTGGGAAAAACTTATCCATCCATATGATCAACGAACCTCTCGAGAAGCTCTTAGAAGGCACACCGAAGGCAAAACACAGGTTTTGGAGGTAGTTCAGCGAATCAAACACAAAAATGGATCATGGGTTTGGGTACAAAACAGAGGGAAAATTGTCGAGTATGACAAAAATGGTCAAGCAATCCGAATGGCAGGTATTTTGATCGACATGACCACTCAAAAGGAATTAGAATTCAACCTCGAGTCTCAAATAGAGCAAAATGTAGATCTCAACAAGAATTTCAAGAAACAAGCCTCCAAATTGGCGGATCATGAAGCTAACTACAAAGTGTTATTTGAGTCCTCCAATGATGCCATCGTGATCTTCAAAGACAGAAAATTCCACGACAGCAACACCATGGCCTTCAAAATGTTCCAATGCCAGCCAGACTATTTGATCGGCAAAGAACCTCATGAGTATAGTCCAGAAATACAACCCGACGGTGTTCCTTCGACTCAAAAGGCACAAGAGATTTTCGCAGAGCTGGAAATGGGCAAATCACAGGTTTTTGACTGGCAGCATCTGCGTCCTACAGGAGAACCCTTTGACGTATCCGTCAGTATCAACCCGATCGTACTAGATGGTGAACAATACATCCAGTGTGTATTGCGTGATATCACAGAAAAAAAGAAAATAGCCAAGGAACTGGCCGACTATCGCCACAACCTAGAAGACTTGGTAGAAAAAAGAACTTCTGAACTGAGTACCTCCAATGCAGAGCTACTGAGCACCATGAAAAACCTCAAAGATGCACAATCTCAGCTGATCCAAAAAGAAAAAATGGCCTCTTTGGGGATTCTGACTGCAGGAGTCGCACATGAAATCAACAACCCTCTCAATTTCATACTAGGAGGCTATCGCGGATTAGAAAAAGTCCTCATGAATTCTGAAGAATTCAAGAATGACGATACGCTCATGAGATTGCTTGAGAGTATCAAAATCGGTGCTGATAGAGCTGTCAATATCGTCAAAGGCTTGAAACACTTTAGCCGTACCAAAGACACCTTTGACGAACCCTGTGAAATTCATGTAATCTTGGAAAACTGCATCCTGTTGCTAAAAAATGAACTAAAAGGAAAAATTGTTATCAAAAAAGAATACTGCGAACAAGATTTTGAACTGCGGGGTAATTCAGGAAAACTCCACCAGATATTTGTCAACATCCTCCACAATGCTATTCATGCCATGGAAAACGAAGGCGTTTTGATCATCAAGACTTCCAAAATAGCTCAGGAACTTTTGATCGAAATTTCAGACAATGGCATTGGGATCAGCAAAGAAAACCTAACAAAAATCACTGTCCCCTTCTTCACCACCAAAGAACAAGGTAAAGGCACTGGCCTTGGTCTTTCTTTGACTTATAATTTCATTGTCGAACACAAAGGAAAATTGGAGTTTGAATCAGAATTAGGCAAAGGCACCAAAGTGAGTGTGCTACTACCCTTGGCAACCAGTGCAAAACATTGA